From the Halalkalicoccus sp. CGA53 genome, one window contains:
- a CDS encoding mRNA surveillance protein pelota: MRITSRGRVEGGRERVTLVPETLDDLWHLNYVLEPGDHVSGDTTRRITRDDDALRDTGGEREHLHITIEVESVEFHKFSNRLRVAGVIVGCSREDQLGAHHTLNVEERAEITVEKRFKPDQNERLEEAVAATENPDVAIATVEEGAAYVHTVAQYGTEEYASLAGPTGKGEFARDRSELFAELATVLSRLDVDAIILAGPGFTKEDALKYVTENHPDLAEGIRTVDTSAVGDRGVHEVLKRGAVDEVQAETRIAEEAQQIDELMSRIAQGAKAAYGIEEVAKAAEYGAVETLLIVDERLRAERAGDGDWGADADELVTTVERQGGEVTVFSSEFEPANQLENLGGIAALLRYRLQ; encoded by the coding sequence ATGCGAATCACGAGCCGGGGCCGCGTCGAGGGAGGGCGCGAGCGGGTCACGCTCGTCCCCGAGACGCTCGACGACCTCTGGCACCTGAACTACGTCCTCGAACCGGGCGACCACGTCTCGGGTGACACGACCCGTCGGATCACCCGGGACGACGACGCGCTCAGGGACACCGGCGGCGAGCGCGAGCACCTCCACATCACGATCGAGGTGGAGTCCGTCGAGTTCCACAAGTTCTCGAACCGGCTTCGGGTCGCGGGCGTGATCGTCGGCTGCTCGCGCGAGGATCAGCTCGGCGCCCACCACACGCTGAACGTCGAGGAGCGCGCGGAGATCACCGTCGAGAAGCGGTTCAAACCCGACCAGAACGAGCGGCTGGAGGAGGCGGTCGCAGCCACCGAGAACCCCGACGTCGCCATCGCCACGGTCGAGGAGGGCGCCGCCTACGTCCACACGGTCGCCCAGTACGGCACCGAGGAGTACGCCTCTCTCGCCGGTCCGACGGGGAAGGGCGAGTTCGCCCGCGACCGCTCGGAGCTGTTCGCCGAACTCGCGACCGTCCTCTCCCGTCTGGACGTGGACGCGATCATCCTCGCCGGGCCGGGCTTCACGAAGGAGGACGCGCTGAAGTACGTGACGGAGAACCACCCCGATCTCGCCGAGGGGATCAGGACGGTCGACACCTCCGCCGTCGGGGACAGGGGTGTCCACGAGGTGCTCAAACGCGGCGCGGTCGACGAGGTGCAGGCCGAGACGCGCATCGCGGAGGAGGCACAGCAGATAGACGAGCTGATGAGCCGGATCGCGCAGGGGGCGAAGGCGGCTTACGGGATCGAGGAGGTGGCGAAGGCGGCGGAGTACGGCGCGGTCGAGACGCTGTTGATCGTCGACGAACGCCTGCGAGCCGAGCGCGCGGGCGACGGTGACTGGGGGGCCGACGCCGACGAGCTCGTGACGACGGTCGAGCGCCAGGGCGGGGAGGTGACGGTGTTCTCGAGCGAGTTCGAGCCGGCGAACCAGCTGGAGAACCTGGGAGGGATCGCCGCACTCCTCAGATACCGGTTGCAGTAG
- a CDS encoding MBL fold metallo-hydrolase: protein MKVTFLGTGSALPTGERYQAGLLVSEDDRHLLLDCGSGVLQRLAASDVGYGGISAVLLSHLHLDHVSDLLPLLVARWIDDEPMPEVVGPEGTAAMVEGFFEAHGYLEGRFDVSVREITEESFEVAGFGVESRRTEHSIECFAYRFDDRFTFGADSEAVARLVRFADGSAVFVHECSFPDDVEVEGHTTPSVLGELLSDLEIEVGRVYLTHLFPHTEGREDDLLDSISEYYDGEVRVASDGLTVEIG from the coding sequence ATGAAGGTGACCTTCCTCGGGACCGGGAGCGCGCTGCCGACGGGCGAGCGCTACCAGGCCGGCCTGCTCGTGAGCGAGGACGACCGCCACCTGCTGCTCGACTGTGGCTCGGGTGTCCTCCAGCGACTGGCGGCCTCCGACGTCGGCTACGGGGGGATCTCGGCGGTGTTACTGAGCCACCTCCACCTCGATCACGTCTCCGACCTACTGCCGCTGCTGGTCGCGCGGTGGATCGACGACGAGCCGATGCCCGAGGTCGTCGGTCCGGAGGGGACGGCGGCGATGGTCGAGGGCTTCTTCGAGGCACACGGCTACCTCGAAGGGCGGTTCGACGTCTCAGTCCGCGAGATAACGGAGGAGTCGTTCGAGGTCGCCGGCTTCGGCGTCGAGAGCCGCAGGACCGAACACTCGATCGAGTGCTTCGCCTACCGGTTCGACGACCGGTTCACGTTCGGCGCGGACAGCGAGGCCGTCGCCCGGCTTGTCCGCTTCGCCGACGGCTCCGCGGTGTTCGTCCACGAGTGTTCGTTCCCGGACGACGTCGAGGTCGAGGGTCACACCACGCCGAGCGTGCTCGGCGAACTCCTCTCGGACCTGGAGATCGAGGTCGGCCGGGTCTACCTCACGCACCTCTTCCCGCACACCGAAGGCCGGGAGGACGACCTCCTCGACTCGATTTCGGAGTACTACGACGGCGAGGTGCGAGTCGCGAGCGACGGGCTCACGGTCGAGATCGGCTGA
- a CDS encoding ATP-dependent helicase, whose protein sequence is MDGRAVGSVEPGGNEEGVLESLDPVVREWWVEQFGEFVSVNDGYFTPPQREAIPLVKRGENTLICAPTGSGKTLASFTAVIDDLVRRERAAGATSDDEDAGERDGSETEGGLENSVYCLYVSPLRALANDINRNLEEPLSAITGRLAERGEEIEVRQAIRHGDTPRSERGKMLEECPHILNTTPETLAILLNSPKFKEKLRTVEYVIVDEIHSLAENKRGTHLSVSLERLEELAAHSPTRIGCSATVEPLETVAAFLVGREERADGFEPRDCEIVDTRFVREFDLELSCPTDDLIGTPGELVQERFYRELHDLVGSATNTLVFTNTRSGAERVLHGLRERFPEQYGEGNSGCHHGSLSKARRTEIEAGLKAGDLTVVTTSTSLELGIDMPHIDLVVQVGSPKSVASLLQRVGRAGHRLGQTVRGRVLALDRDELIECAVMLRKAEEGFVDRVFVPERAQDVAVQHVYGMAINAIRPEREVRSTLARAYPYREYTDREWESLMRYLTAAYEGMEDRHVYAKVWRDTNDPPDGEHHYPEFPVGEPLIGKRGRLARVIYMTNIGTIPDSFTCDVYTRGESEWVGNLDESYLDTLDPGDVFVLGGRNFAFRYRRGSKVYVDPTGARPTVPSWFSERLPLSYDLGRELLAFQEEVVSRHEEGDAPAVRRWLRGFPIDENAVRALSRLFDQQVAYAGIESLSTPDRLVIEEERDRTEYVRRYHVHSEYGRRFNDGLSRLLAHRCATEVNASVTVAVADNGFSLSMPLNRKVDIERLLRSIDPGTIREELRAALSDTDLLQRYFRINATRSLMILKRYKGYEKSASEQQVSSEMLLGFAHGLEEFAVLDETYREVIEDRLALSSLSEVLGEVSVGGIDVVHHRVDSPTPRAFGLATLSASDVVLAEDESAALQEFHRRVLEEIGEESPLLATED, encoded by the coding sequence ATGGACGGGCGCGCGGTGGGGAGCGTCGAGCCGGGTGGGAACGAGGAGGGGGTGCTGGAGTCGCTCGACCCGGTCGTGCGCGAGTGGTGGGTCGAGCAATTCGGGGAGTTCGTCTCCGTGAACGACGGCTACTTCACTCCGCCCCAGCGCGAGGCGATCCCGCTGGTCAAACGGGGGGAGAACACCCTGATCTGCGCACCGACCGGCTCGGGGAAGACGCTCGCGTCGTTCACCGCGGTGATCGACGACCTCGTCCGCCGCGAACGGGCGGCGGGGGCGACGAGCGACGACGAGGATGCGGGCGAGCGTGACGGAAGCGAGACGGAGGGCGGCCTCGAGAACTCCGTCTACTGTCTCTACGTCTCGCCGCTTCGTGCGCTCGCGAACGACATCAACCGGAACTTAGAGGAGCCGCTCTCGGCGATCACCGGGCGACTCGCCGAGCGAGGTGAGGAGATCGAGGTCCGCCAGGCGATCCGCCACGGCGACACGCCACGGTCCGAACGCGGGAAGATGCTCGAGGAGTGTCCGCACATCCTCAACACCACCCCGGAAACGCTCGCGATCCTGCTCAACTCGCCGAAGTTCAAGGAGAAACTCCGTACCGTGGAGTACGTCATCGTCGACGAGATCCACAGCCTCGCGGAGAACAAACGCGGCACTCACCTCTCGGTGAGCCTCGAACGACTCGAGGAGCTCGCGGCGCACTCGCCGACGCGGATCGGCTGTTCGGCGACGGTCGAGCCGCTCGAGACCGTCGCGGCGTTCCTCGTCGGTCGCGAGGAGCGAGCGGACGGGTTCGAGCCTCGCGACTGTGAGATCGTCGACACCCGGTTCGTCCGCGAGTTCGACCTCGAACTCTCCTGTCCGACGGACGACCTGATCGGGACGCCCGGCGAGCTGGTACAGGAGCGCTTCTACCGGGAACTCCACGACCTGGTCGGGAGCGCGACGAACACGCTCGTGTTCACGAACACGCGATCCGGTGCGGAGCGGGTGCTCCACGGCCTACGAGAGCGGTTTCCCGAACAGTACGGCGAGGGGAACTCCGGCTGTCACCACGGAAGCCTCTCGAAGGCCAGACGAACCGAGATCGAGGCGGGGCTGAAAGCCGGCGATCTGACGGTGGTGACGACCTCGACGAGCCTCGAACTCGGCATCGACATGCCTCACATCGATCTGGTAGTGCAGGTCGGTAGCCCGAAGTCGGTCGCCTCCCTGCTCCAGCGGGTCGGTCGGGCGGGCCATCGCCTCGGGCAGACGGTCCGGGGGAGGGTGCTCGCGCTCGACCGCGACGAACTGATCGAGTGTGCGGTGATGCTGCGGAAGGCGGAGGAGGGGTTCGTCGATCGGGTGTTCGTCCCCGAGCGCGCACAGGACGTCGCCGTCCAACACGTCTACGGGATGGCGATCAACGCGATCCGACCCGAGCGCGAGGTCCGGTCGACGCTCGCGCGAGCGTACCCCTACCGGGAGTACACCGACCGGGAGTGGGAGTCGCTGATGCGGTATCTCACTGCGGCGTACGAGGGGATGGAGGACAGACACGTCTACGCGAAGGTCTGGCGCGACACGAACGACCCGCCGGACGGCGAACACCACTACCCCGAGTTCCCGGTCGGGGAACCGCTGATCGGGAAGCGGGGACGGCTCGCCCGCGTCATCTACATGACGAACATCGGGACGATCCCCGACAGCTTCACCTGCGACGTCTACACGAGAGGTGAAAGCGAGTGGGTCGGGAACTTAGACGAGAGCTACCTCGACACGCTCGACCCCGGCGACGTGTTCGTCCTCGGGGGCCGGAACTTCGCGTTCAGGTACAGGAGGGGGTCGAAGGTCTACGTCGATCCGACCGGCGCGCGGCCGACGGTGCCCTCGTGGTTCTCCGAGCGCCTCCCGCTCTCGTACGACCTCGGCCGGGAGCTACTCGCCTTTCAGGAGGAGGTCGTCTCCCGTCACGAGGAGGGAGACGCACCCGCAGTCAGGCGGTGGCTCCGGGGGTTCCCGATCGACGAGAACGCGGTGCGAGCGCTCTCGCGGCTGTTCGACCAGCAGGTCGCCTACGCGGGAATCGAGAGCCTGAGCACGCCCGACAGACTGGTGATAGAGGAAGAACGCGACCGGACCGAGTACGTCAGACGCTACCACGTCCACTCCGAATACGGGAGGCGGTTCAACGACGGCCTCTCGCGGCTGCTCGCCCACCGGTGTGCCACCGAAGTAAACGCCTCGGTCACGGTCGCGGTCGCGGACAACGGTTTCTCGCTCTCGATGCCGCTCAACCGGAAGGTCGACATCGAGAGGCTGCTCCGCTCGATCGATCCCGGGACGATCCGCGAGGAGCTGCGAGCAGCGCTCTCGGACACCGACCTGCTCCAGCGCTACTTCCGGATCAACGCGACGCGCTCGCTGATGATCCTGAAGCGGTACAAGGGCTACGAGAAGTCGGCGTCCGAACAGCAGGTCTCCTCGGAGATGTTGCTGGGCTTCGCCCACGGGTTAGAGGAGTTCGCGGTGCTCGACGAGACGTATCGGGAGGTGATCGAGGACAGACTCGCGCTCTCGTCGCTCTCGGAGGTACTCGGGGAGGTTTCGGTGGGCGGTATCGACGTCGTCCACCACCGGGTGGACTCGCCGACGCCCCGTGCGTTCGGGCTCGCGACCCTCTCGGCGAGCGACGTCGTCCTCGCCGAGGACGAGAGCGCGGCGCTCCAGGAGTTTCACCGGCGCGTGCTCGAGGAGATCGGCGAGGAGAGCCCGCTTCTCGCGACCGAGGACTGA
- a CDS encoding DUF7123 family protein, producing MSTTTRSVERSTKAERLEQYLTERAEEGEFYFKGKFISDDVGLSPKEIGALMVQLTEDAADITVEKWSYTSATTWRVAPV from the coding sequence ATGAGTACGACAACGCGGTCGGTCGAGCGATCCACGAAGGCGGAGCGACTGGAGCAGTACCTCACCGAACGGGCCGAAGAGGGCGAGTTCTACTTCAAGGGGAAGTTCATCTCGGACGACGTGGGGCTCTCACCGAAGGAGATCGGCGCACTGATGGTCCAGCTCACCGAGGACGCCGCCGACATCACCGTCGAGAAATGGTCGTACACGAGCGCGACGACCTGGCGGGTCGCCCCGGTCTGA